A genomic window from Tachyglossus aculeatus isolate mTacAcu1 chromosome 27, mTacAcu1.pri, whole genome shotgun sequence includes:
- the LOC119946557 gene encoding potassium voltage-gated channel subfamily A member 5-like — translation MDIALVPLENGGATAVGEGGERAGGPPPRPPRRPATALPGEEPALGGRRGSRRFSSGRRSLPPHPGPEGHEDPPSPGALRPPPQRILLNVSGLRFETQLSTLAQFPDTLLGDPDRRLRFFDPLRNEYFFDRHRPSFDAILYYYQSGGRLRRPASVSLDVFAEEIRFYQLGEEAMERFREEEGFPRVEEKALPARPLQRQVWLLFEYPESSGPARGIAMVSILVILTSIVTFCLETLPQFRDEGEPPGPPPGANATPGGLLLPPDRPGPPLPSLLADPFFLVETTCVVWFSFELVARFSACPSKADFSRDVMNVIDVMAIFPYFITLGTELGQPPPARPQSSGGGPNGQPQQAMSLAILRVIRLVRVFRIFKLSRHSKGLQILGQTLKASMRELGLLIFFLFIGVVLFSSAVYFAEADDRDSHFSSIPDAFWWAVVTMTTVGYGDMRPVTVGGKIVGSLCAIAGVLTIALPVPVIVSNFNYFYHRETEPDGQPALMEEPPPGAGVDAGGTPQASRSRGSLGQAAEAPPCLEIPRHGGGRLEKSLLKAKSNVDLKKSLVALCLDTSRETDL, via the coding sequence ATGGAcatcgccctggtccccctggagAACGGAGGCGCCACGGCCGTCGGAGAGGGAGGCGAGAGAGCGGGCGGGCCCCCGCCGCGGCCTCCACGGCGACCAGCCACGGCGCTCCCGGGAGAGGAGCCGGCGCTCGGGGGGCGCAGGGGGTCCCGAAGATTCAGCTCCGGGCGGCGCTCCCTGCCCCCCCATCCGGGCCCGGAGGGCCACGAGGATCCGCCGTCGCCGGGTGCCCTCCGTCCCCCGCCCCAGCGCATTCTCCTGAACGTCTCCGGGCTGCGCTTCGAGACGCAGCTGAGCACCCTGGCCCAGTTCCCGGACACCCTGCTGGGCGACCCGGACCGACGCCTCCGCTTCTTCGACCCCCTGCGCAACGAGTACTTCTTCGACCGGCACCGGCCCAGCTTCGACGCCATCCTCTACTACTACCAGTCGGGCGGGCGGCTGCGTCGACCAGCCAGCGTCTCCCTGGACGTGTTCGCCGAGGAGATCCGCTTCTACCAGCTCGGGGAGGAGGCCATGGAGCGCTtccgggaggaggagggcttccCCCGGGTGGAGGAGAAGGCGCTGCCGGCGAGGCCGCTCCAGCGCCAGGTGTGGCTGCTGTTTGAGTACCCGGAGAGCTCGGGGCCTGCCCGCGGCATCGCCATGGTGTCCATCCTGGTCATCCTCACCTCCATCGTCACCTTCTGCCTGGAGACGCTGCCCCAGTtccgggacgagggggagccccCCGGGCCACCGCCGGGTGCCAACGCCACCCCCGGagggctcctcctgccccccgacCGGCCAGGCCCACCGCTCCCCAGCCTCCTGGCCGACCCCTTCTTCCTGGTGGAGACCACGTGCGTCGTGTGGTTCAGCTTCGAGCTGGTGGCGCGCTTCTCCGCCTGCCCCAGCAAGGCCGACTTCTCCCGCGACGTTATGAACGTCATCGATGTGATGGCCATCTTCCCCTACTTCATCACGTTGGGCACCGAGCTGGGCCAGCCGCCACCGGCGAGGCCTCAGTCGTCGGGGGGAGGCCCCAACGGGCAGCCGCAGCAGGCCATGTCTCTGGCCATCCTGCGGGTCATCCGCCTGGTGCGGGTCTTCCGCATCTTCAAGCTGTCGCGCCACTCCAAGGGCCTGCAGATCCTGGGCCAGACCCTCAAGGCGAGCATGCGCGAGCTCGGCCtgctcatcttcttcctcttcatcggCGTCGTCCTCTTCTCCAGCGCCGTCTACTTCGCCGAGGCGGACGACCGGGACTCCCACTTCTCCAGCATCCCCGACGCCTTCTGGTGGGCCGTGGTCACCATGACGACGGTGGGCTACGGCGACATGCGGCCCGTGACGGTGGGCGGCAAGATCGTGGGCTCGCTGTGCGCCATCGCCGGGGTCCTCACCATCGCCCTGCCGGTGCCCGTCATCGTCTCCAACTTCAACTACTTCTACCACCGCGAGACGGAGCCGGACGGGCAGCCTGCCCTCATGGAGGAGCCGCCGCCAGGCGCCGGGGTGGACGCGGGGGGCACGCCCCAGGCCAGCCGGAGCCGGGGGTCTCTAGGGCAGGCTGCCGAGGCGCCCCCCTGCCTGGAGATCCCGCGCCACGGGGGCGGCCGGCTGGAGAAGAGCCTCCTCAAGGCTAAGAGCAACGTGGATCTCAAGAAATCCTTGGTCGCGCTCTGCTTGGACACGAGCCGGGAAACGGATCTGTAg